A DNA window from Parabacteroides johnsonii DSM 18315 contains the following coding sequences:
- a CDS encoding NAD(P)/FAD-dependent oxidoreductase: MIQELQLRILPEEAVSEQSLKQVVARETGTSVPHIHAVRVLKRSIDARQRTIFVNVKLRAFIDEVPDEPEFRSVEYKDVSAGKPVVVVGAGPGGLFAALRLIELGLRPVVIERGKNVRERKKDIALISREHKVDEESNYSFGEGGAGAYSDGKLYTRSKKRGSVDKILNVFCQFGASTSILADAHPHIGTDKLPRVIENIREQIIRCGGEVRFETRMDALVIRGEEVIGVETNTGESFLGPVILATGHSARDVYRYLHDRQIPIEAKGIAVGVRLEHPQMLIDQIQYHRKEGRGNYLPAAEYSFVAQSGGRGVYSFCMCPGGFVVPAASGPRQVVVNGMSPSNRGSRWSNSGMVVEVRPEDYTSLMNNEELIMNNGERVESDSPLALMAFQERLEELCWLNGGMKQTAPAQRMVDFVNKKNSFDLPESSYTPGLLASPLHFWMPEFVTGRLREGFRHFGKVSKGFLTNDAVMIGVETRTSSPVRILRDKESYQHITLKGLFPCGEGAGYAGGIVSAAIDGERCAEGVAGYLSLV; this comes from the coding sequence ATGATACAAGAATTACAACTTCGTATACTGCCCGAAGAGGCAGTCAGCGAACAGTCGTTGAAGCAGGTGGTAGCCCGTGAAACGGGAACATCTGTCCCGCACATTCACGCTGTCCGTGTGCTGAAGCGTTCCATCGATGCACGTCAGCGGACTATCTTTGTGAATGTCAAGCTGCGTGCTTTTATTGATGAGGTGCCGGATGAACCGGAATTCCGGTCGGTGGAATATAAAGACGTGTCGGCCGGGAAACCTGTCGTGGTGGTAGGAGCGGGACCGGGTGGTTTGTTTGCCGCCCTTCGCCTGATAGAGCTTGGCCTGCGTCCGGTCGTGATCGAACGCGGGAAGAACGTGCGCGAACGTAAAAAGGATATCGCCTTGATCAGTCGCGAGCATAAAGTGGACGAAGAATCCAACTACAGCTTCGGAGAAGGGGGAGCCGGGGCCTATTCTGATGGCAAGCTTTACACTCGCAGTAAGAAGCGGGGTTCGGTCGATAAGATTCTGAATGTTTTCTGCCAGTTCGGGGCGAGTACCTCGATCTTGGCTGATGCCCATCCGCATATCGGTACGGATAAGTTACCGCGTGTGATCGAGAATATCCGCGAGCAGATCATCCGTTGTGGCGGGGAAGTTCGTTTCGAGACACGAATGGACGCCTTGGTTATCCGAGGGGAGGAAGTCATAGGGGTTGAAACGAATACGGGCGAAAGTTTTTTAGGGCCGGTCATTCTGGCAACGGGCCATTCCGCCCGCGACGTGTATCGCTACCTCCATGACCGGCAAATCCCGATCGAGGCCAAAGGCATTGCTGTCGGTGTCCGGCTGGAACATCCGCAGATGTTGATCGACCAGATACAATATCATCGCAAGGAAGGCAGAGGCAACTATCTGCCGGCAGCCGAATATAGCTTTGTGGCGCAGTCCGGCGGGCGTGGAGTCTATTCTTTTTGCATGTGTCCCGGTGGATTCGTTGTCCCGGCAGCAAGCGGTCCTCGGCAGGTAGTGGTCAACGGAATGTCTCCTTCCAATCGTGGTTCCCGCTGGTCGAACTCCGGCATGGTGGTGGAGGTACGTCCGGAAGACTATACTTCGCTAATGAATAATGAAGAATTAATAATGAATAATGGAGAGAGGGTAGAGTCGGATTCTCCATTAGCGTTGATGGCTTTCCAAGAACGTTTGGAAGAACTTTGCTGGCTGAACGGTGGGATGAAGCAAACCGCCCCTGCACAACGAATGGTTGATTTCGTGAATAAGAAAAACTCTTTCGATCTCCCCGAATCCTCTTATACGCCCGGCCTGCTGGCATCTCCGCTGCATTTCTGGATGCCGGAGTTCGTCACCGGTCGCTTGCGCGAGGGCTTCCGCCATTTCGGTAAAGTCTCCAAAGGCTTCCTGACCAACGACGCAGTAATGATCGGGGTGGAAACCCGTACCTCTTCTCCCGTCCGTATCTTGCGCGACAAGGAAAGCTACCAGCATATAACCTTGAAAGGCCTTTTCCCTTGCGGCGAAGGTGCCGGCTATGCAGGCGGAATCGTTTCTGCCGCTATTGATGGTGAACGGTGTGCGGAAGGGGTTGCCGGATATTTATCCCTTGTTTAA